From a single Corynebacterium kroppenstedtii DSM 44385 genomic region:
- a CDS encoding DNA polymerase III subunit gamma and tau encodes MALYRKYRPATFADVVGQEHVTVPLSRALDAGRINHAYLFSGPRGCGKTSSARILARSLNCVHGPTSTPCGECESCRALAPGGPGSLDVTELDAASHRGVEDMRDLRDRAIYAPAESRYRVFIIDEAHMITKEGFNALLKIVEEPPEHLVFIFATTEPEKVLTTIKSRTHQYPFRLLAPNDMRGLLERICSEEKVQVEDSVYPLVIRAGGGSPRDSLSVLDQLLAGADENGITYAHAAGVLGITDSALIDAAVESVANNDPAGLFTTINNVLDAGHDPRRFATDLVDRFRDLLVLQSIPDAFDQGLVDAPLDQRETLADEAQSLGPATLTRCAAVVSDGLNELKGATSPRLLLEIMCARMVMPGAADGIEALSQRVEALESGQPTASRSTSDNGHRVGSTSSSASEDGTRAAGSGAADNGASGSDANATPPRAKGGGRIIWPRKNKKTETPTPQTSPSSEANTETSQEAKGTEHRDTGNAKPQETQSTSSGAPETPASPQEDAATPSQDEAAASSQAEAAPSQESVDPRTMDRETLSKYLREQALQQERETRAREAEERMHRIEEKEGPAVVLPESERSADAQNTHADSARSDDTPTTGSENSETTDTNENSEANAGPEANGHEDQPSDTETNQHDQHADAGVETDQADSDTTDHETGLTADGLRPQWTQIKQAVGKRSKVAQVMVSEAVILGVFRNHVVLGHHTGALAQRLNDQHINTSIVDAITDATGQTVTVEAVIGTDDAALQRWKDAHPDHPRSAVADNSAATATTDTEPSDDTATSADADSGNGSATSDIAGTTSPASPASPTSILSDSARTALTAAAAWKKAQEQQQSNADETSQGQRDGHAHPRHDATPQSRNGQSRPTHTPPAGRRADSPQEFSDGSPLPPEPDDPDGYGPPPDDYYPASNNAPAGTSGDTANTRGNSDTGGSNTGVATAEAPSSESTEYTQEEAEEEMVNATRDDPNYDHRSAKDIAMELLIKELGAQPL; translated from the coding sequence GTGGCTCTTTACAGGAAGTACCGTCCCGCAACATTCGCCGACGTCGTCGGCCAAGAACACGTCACCGTGCCGCTCAGCCGGGCACTCGACGCCGGGCGCATCAATCATGCGTACCTGTTCTCCGGTCCCCGCGGCTGCGGTAAAACCTCCTCTGCCCGCATCCTCGCACGCTCACTCAACTGCGTACACGGGCCCACATCGACCCCCTGCGGGGAATGCGAATCCTGCCGAGCACTCGCCCCCGGCGGCCCCGGCTCCCTCGACGTCACCGAACTCGACGCAGCCAGCCACCGCGGCGTCGAAGACATGCGAGACCTCCGCGACCGAGCCATCTACGCACCCGCCGAATCCCGGTACCGCGTGTTCATCATCGACGAAGCCCACATGATCACCAAAGAGGGCTTCAACGCCCTACTCAAAATCGTCGAAGAACCACCCGAACACCTCGTGTTCATCTTCGCCACCACCGAACCCGAAAAAGTCCTGACCACCATCAAGTCCAGGACGCACCAATACCCGTTCCGACTCCTCGCGCCCAACGATATGCGCGGACTCCTGGAACGCATCTGCAGCGAAGAAAAAGTCCAAGTCGAAGACTCCGTCTACCCGCTAGTTATCCGCGCCGGCGGCGGGTCCCCCCGTGACTCGCTCTCCGTCCTCGACCAACTCCTCGCCGGGGCCGACGAGAACGGCATCACCTACGCCCACGCCGCCGGCGTTCTCGGAATCACCGACAGCGCACTCATCGACGCCGCAGTCGAATCCGTGGCCAACAATGACCCGGCCGGGCTCTTCACCACGATTAACAACGTTCTCGACGCCGGGCACGACCCGCGACGCTTCGCCACGGACCTCGTCGACCGCTTCCGCGACCTGCTCGTTCTTCAATCCATACCCGACGCATTCGACCAAGGACTTGTCGACGCGCCACTTGACCAGCGCGAAACCCTCGCCGACGAAGCGCAATCCCTCGGACCCGCCACACTCACGCGATGCGCGGCCGTCGTGAGTGATGGGTTGAACGAACTAAAAGGCGCCACATCTCCGCGGCTGCTCCTCGAGATCATGTGCGCGCGGATGGTCATGCCCGGCGCGGCCGACGGCATAGAAGCACTGTCCCAACGCGTCGAAGCGTTAGAAAGTGGCCAACCCACGGCAAGCCGTTCTACCAGCGACAATGGTCATCGGGTGGGGAGCACGAGTTCTTCTGCTTCTGAGGACGGTACTCGAGCTGCTGGTAGCGGTGCTGCTGATAATGGCGCTTCAGGATCTGATGCGAACGCGACTCCACCCCGGGCAAAAGGTGGCGGGCGGATCATTTGGCCGCGCAAGAATAAGAAAACTGAGACTCCGACGCCACAAACCTCGCCGTCCTCGGAAGCGAACACCGAAACGTCCCAGGAAGCTAAGGGCACGGAGCACCGAGACACAGGGAATGCGAAGCCCCAGGAGACCCAAAGCACCTCGTCAGGAGCACCTGAAACACCGGCATCACCGCAGGAAGACGCTGCGACGCCGTCGCAGGATGAGGCTGCAGCATCGTCGCAAGCTGAAGCTGCGCCATCACAAGAGTCTGTTGATCCGCGGACGATGGATCGGGAAACGCTCTCTAAATACTTGCGTGAGCAGGCGTTACAACAAGAGAGAGAAACCCGCGCCCGCGAAGCCGAAGAGCGTATGCACAGGATCGAGGAGAAGGAAGGCCCCGCCGTCGTCCTCCCCGAGAGCGAACGTTCTGCCGATGCGCAGAACACGCACGCCGACAGCGCACGTTCCGATGACACGCCCACCACGGGTTCCGAGAACAGTGAGACTACCGACACTAATGAAAATTCCGAGGCCAATGCAGGTCCCGAGGCTAACGGCCACGAGGATCAGCCCAGCGATACCGAAACAAACCAGCATGACCAACACGCCGATGCTGGTGTGGAAACGGATCAGGCAGACAGCGACACCACGGACCACGAAACTGGCCTCACGGCGGATGGACTCCGGCCACAATGGACACAGATCAAGCAGGCCGTCGGCAAGCGAAGCAAAGTTGCACAGGTCATGGTCAGCGAAGCTGTCATTCTTGGTGTCTTCCGCAACCACGTCGTCCTTGGTCACCACACCGGGGCGCTCGCGCAAAGGCTCAATGACCAGCACATCAACACGTCCATCGTGGACGCAATCACAGACGCCACCGGGCAAACAGTCACCGTTGAGGCGGTCATTGGTACCGACGACGCCGCCCTCCAACGATGGAAGGACGCTCACCCGGACCACCCTCGCTCAGCGGTAGCAGATAACTCCGCTGCTACCGCCACCACCGACACCGAACCCAGCGACGACACCGCAACCAGCGCCGACGCCGACAGCGGGAACGGCTCCGCGACTAGCGATATCGCGGGGACCACGTCACCCGCGTCGCCGGCCTCGCCCACGTCTATCCTGTCCGATTCTGCTCGCACCGCATTAACAGCAGCCGCAGCATGGAAAAAAGCGCAAGAACAACAGCAGTCCAACGCCGACGAGACCAGCCAAGGCCAGCGCGACGGGCATGCCCACCCACGACACGACGCCACACCACAATCACGGAACGGCCAGTCCCGCCCAACGCACACGCCACCCGCGGGACGGCGAGCGGACTCCCCGCAAGAATTCAGTGACGGATCGCCACTGCCACCCGAACCCGACGACCCCGATGGCTACGGGCCACCACCCGACGACTACTACCCCGCGTCAAACAATGCGCCCGCTGGCACCAGCGGTGACACCGCGAACACGAGAGGCAACTCCGACACAGGTGGTTCCAACACGGGCGTAGCCACCGCCGAAGCACCATCGTCGGAAAGCACCGAATACACGCAAGAAGAAGCCGAAGAAGAAATGGTCAACGCCACGCGCGACGACCCCAACTACGACCATCGCTCGGCTAAAGACATAGCCATGGAGCTCCTCATCAAGGAACTCGGCGCGCAACCGCTCTAG